The sequence below is a genomic window from Monodelphis domestica isolate mMonDom1 chromosome 2, mMonDom1.pri, whole genome shotgun sequence.
GTCCTCCCCTCTGGGCAGAAATCTACTGTTTTCTCATCCAGGGTGAGAGGGAGGGACAGTACAAAGGGGTTTACTGCCAGGGTGGGCCTCTTCACCCTTAACAGCCCAGCCGGAGCTTGTCAGCTTGTGGGCCTGTGATACCTCCTTCCTTCACCcaggatggagaagggagaaagaacagCTGTTGGCCAGGATGGTTCCTTCCCAGGGCCCCTCCCTGCGCTCTGGCACCAGAGAGTGGCTAGGACTCCAAAACATAGCAGAGACACTGCAGCTGGAGCCCCCATCCTTTGCCAGCTGTGGCCCAGGCTCAGGACAATGAAAGGAAAGGGGTACCTCTGAATTTCCCCCCTCAGAGGCAGTTTGGTACAGCATTCCCGTGCATGGTTCAACCCTGGGAGGACAGAAGGATGGGTCCATCTGGGCAttaccttctctttctttccccctccctgtaGTTGTTAATTATTCTCTTGCCTGGCTCTTTAGGCAGGCTGTGCCATCCTGATTCCTGAGCCATATAGCACTAAACAGGACCCTGATTGGAGGACCAGGCATGCAAAACTGAATTGGTCCTAGAAGATGGGGTTTAGAATTCAGTCTATTGTCTTCAAAATGGATCCACTTAGAATTttgctctccctctcccacttccCCTAAACTGCTACAGCTTTCACATTCTCTAGAAAAGGTTGGAGAGTACTGGGAAtttttagaagaggaaagaaCTCATTTGCCCTCTAGCAACCTCATCCCCAAAAAGACTTGATGGTTTTCCCCAGCTCTGTCCCCTTTCCCAGCCTCTAAAGAGGTCAGGTCAGGGCTCAGACTAGAAgttatctcttctcccttctcttactGTCCTGGTTTTCTCCTTGGAGGAAGAGTATGTGTATTTGGGGTCTGGAAGATGCTTGTTAATGAAGTTAAAAATAGTAGATGGGGGAGAAACCTAAGCCGGAAGTAAACTGTGAAACTTGAGCTGAGATAGGGAGGAGGGTTTAGATATTGAAAGGGGGCTGAGACAGGGGTTCCCCAGGCAGAACAATTCTTTGGGGCTTGGAGATAGCCCTGTTCCAAATTCCTCAACACAGAGACCTCAAGGGGAAGGGAGGTGCAAGGGATATTTCCTTGGCCAAGAATTGGGGACCCTCATTCAGATCCCACTAAGGAGAGCTGGGAATAGGAGAAAGGGGTTAGTATATCAAGATGATTGCTCACCCTCTTAGGCTTAGTTTAGAGGCTTTTGGAGCTAGTTGCAGTAAAGGGGGTAGTTTCTTAGGACACATTTGTTCCCTCACCCTCGATACTGGCAGCTGCCCTGGCAAAGAATGCTCTTTCTGTAATCCTAGAGCTATCCTTCAATTCTGGGGATGGGAGATTCTAAAGGAGAAGTTGGGAATGGGATGGCAACAGACACATGTTTCCTTATGGGGCAGTAGAGATGTATACTCTGGGCCTGCCTAGACAGGTAGCTGGGCACTGGGCCAAggcagggggtggggagagtgaGGATAGGCAGCCCCTTGGCACTGTATGGCGGTTCTAGCTCAGGCTAGCAGACAGGAAACCACCACCTAACCActttcccttctagctctttgACTCCTGCCTCTTCCCACTCCCAATTTTCCAATATCCATCCCATCCAATTAAATCCAACCTCCACCTGGATTCTGTAGAAATATGCCAAATAGAGTCCCTAGAAAGGAGGAGTGAAAGCTATGAATGGAGTGAAAGCTATGAAGGAATGATGAAACATCATTCCTGTCTAGGGGCCCTGAGTAAATCAGTTGTAAGCTGGTTCTATTTCCTGTATTTGGGTTGTCCTCTAGAACATTGATCTGGCCTCATTGCCTGTCCAAATGCTTCCCATTTTTGCTGGCCAAAGTAAAGTACTCTGTGTTCACTGATGATTTTCTTTACTACCTGAATCTTAATATATATCTTCTGAATGCCAATAACCTGTAGGAATCTATACTATACAACTGAGCCTAAATTATATAAAGTTTACAGTACCATTTATTATTCCATGTGTGTGGACTTTTGTCTCTCCAATCAATGGTGagttctttcaaaaaaaaaatgtaagctccttgagggttggGATTATATtatgtctttgtctttgtatttctaggaACTTGCCTGGTGCTTAATTAATGCCAGGTGAATGGGCAAATGAATTAATCCTTCTAGGCTCAGGTTTATTTTACATTGCCCACAAGATCCAGCACAGAACTAGGTACATAGTCATCTCTCAGGAAATGTTTATTGGCTCTTTCTTTGTtgcagtcattcagtcattttttagtcatttaatccatgaccttatttggagttttctttacaaagatactgaagggatttgccatttccttcttcagcttgctttatagatgaggatctgaggcaaatagcattgtgacttgtccagggtcacacagctagtaagtggcagatttgaactcataaagatgagtcttctggattctaagcccagtattctatccactggttCCTGCAGCTGCCCTCTCCCCAGGTCCATTTGCCCAGTCATACAAACAGGCTCCATTGTCATAGCTCCCTACCCTATTGGGGCCAGTCCTTTCCCCACACACAGAAAAGAGAGACCCGAGTGAAGACGAGTGGAATCAATTACTGTTCATTCAGTTCATTTATGCAGAGTTCTCATCCCTGTGGATGAAAAGCTATTGGCCACTCTCCTTGGAGGATGTTATATGTATATGGGTTATATCATCTACCCTCTAAGGAACAGTATCAGCATTTATTATGTGGCAAGTATTGGGGATATGAAACCAAAAATTAAACTAgtgcttgccctcaaggagattacaggtAGCTATCATATAATGTATAATGGAATTAATTTTGGTCTAAGAGTCAATAAGCCTGAGTTGTAGGCTCAGATCTATTatatgtgaccttaggaaagtcttTCCTCCTCAGCTTCTTCATATTTAAAGTGAGGAAGCCAAGTTACAGTTGAGCCAAAAAGGGTCCCTAGAGAATAAGTAAGGTGAGTGCTTCTAGTTTACTGGAATGTTGGGGTGGTGTCTCCTCCCAGATATCTGCATCTACACATACCATCCCAGAATGGCCAACAGGGGACCTGCTTATGGACTAAGCCGAGAGGTACAGCAGAAAATTGAGAAACAGTATGATGCTGACCTGGAACAGATCCTCATTCAATGGATTACCACTCAGTGCCGCAGGGATGTTGGGCGGCCCCAGCCTGGACGAGAGAATTTCCAGAATTGGCTCAAGGATGGCACGGTAAGAGCTGGAGTTCAAGATATGGGATGAACAGgaagaggatataaaaatataattcatatgACAGTGGCACCTTATAAATCACAAATTACATTGTAAACAGTATCTCATTTGTtatatggagagaaaagaaagaattctagtAGTGCACCAAGCATGAAGGCTGAGCTGGGAAGGAGCGTACCCAAGATGTTCAGTTAGGAACTGGCCACTCTTCGGATGAGAAAGCTGAGATCATGGGTCCTCATTTTAAAGGGCTGTTAGACCCTGCAAGTTCCACtctgctctttccactgagcatAAGGTGAGAGTGACCAAATGTTCTAGGAGAAAAGTTGTAGAAAACCAGGATGAGAGCTGGAAAGCTATTGTGTTCATGAGTGGGTGTTATTTAGACAAAAGAAATTCTTGCTTTTGGTAGATTTGACTTGATGCTCCAATAAAGACAAAGTTTTCCCTAAGGATATAGGGTATCATTTCTGCCCTGTCGCCACCTCTTCTGACCCCAGAAGGCAATCGTTGGCCTAGAAAAGGCACCCAGGGTTTGCCCCTTCCATCCACTATGTGTTGGGCATCCTTTCATGCCAACTCTTGCCTTCACCCAGGTGCTGTGTGAGCTCATCAATGGGCTATATGCTGAAGGCCAAGGTCCAGTAAAGAAGATCCAGGCTTCAAACATGGCCTTCAAACAGATGGAACAGATTTCTCAGTTCCTAAAGGCAGCAGAGAACTATGGCATCAATGCCACTGATATCTTCCAAACTGTGGACCTCTGGGAAGGTGAAGCAAAAGTTGCATGGGGGTAGAGGGGCAGGGCTGAGGGGTGGAATAACAAGCTGGATGTGGTGGTGGGAGGGTGATGGTGGGATTTCAACATTTCCTTGGGCTTGATTTAGTTCTACTTTAGCTCAGAGGATGGAGACCTGCCTAAGAGCAGCTTTGGGGGGATGGTGGCTTTGAGgttggggaaaaaggaaaagattcagaTTACTCATGGGCAAGGATTTAAAGGGCAGGGGAGCAttttgaagaagagagaaggaaggggtcACAGTGAGAGGGGGTTGGGGGCCAAAAAGGATAAAGAGATTCAATGGATTAGTGCCTCCTTCCTACTCGATGGGGGAGACTTAGGGCTTTCTAAGGTATCTACCTTAGaaaccttccttcctcctctctaggAAAGAACATGGCCTGTGTGCAGCGGACACTGATGAACCTTGGTGGTCTGGCAGTGGCCAGGGGTGATGGGTTCTTCTCTGGAGATCCTAACTGGTTCCCTAAGTAAGTAGTGGGGCATTCCACCCTCCCCAGGCTGGGTGGGAATATTCTTGTCCATTTTCCTTCCATAGATAAAATTTATTGTAGCATTTATTCTGACAGCCCTGGCTTCCCCATTGCCCAGAATTTCCCTTGTGGCTGACCCCTGTCCTTTCTACCTCTAGGAAATCCAAGGAGAATCCTCGAAACTTCACAGATAACCAGCTGCAGGAAGGCAAGAATGTCATCGGGCTGCAAATGGGCACCAATCGTGGGGCATCTCAGGCGGGCATGACTGGTTATGGGATGCCACGCCAGATCCTCTGATCACTACTCCTCCTTACCCTCCCTTGAATGGTTAATATATTTCTTACAATGACATTCCCAGGAAGCCCGAGGAACTCTTAAGCCCCTTCTGTTCCCACTTCTTCCCATtctgcccttccccctcctcatTGATGGTGCCTGCGCCTCCTATTGTGCCTACAGCTGGTGAGCCAGT
It includes:
- the TAGLN2 gene encoding transgelin-2, which gives rise to MANRGPAYGLSREVQQKIEKQYDADLEQILIQWITTQCRRDVGRPQPGRENFQNWLKDGTVLCELINGLYAEGQGPVKKIQASNMAFKQMEQISQFLKAAENYGINATDIFQTVDLWEGKNMACVQRTLMNLGGLAVARGDGFFSGDPNWFPKKSKENPRNFTDNQLQEGKNVIGLQMGTNRGASQAGMTGYGMPRQIL